Proteins encoded within one genomic window of Edaphobacter lichenicola:
- a CDS encoding anti-sigma factor family protein, translating to MSQTPQVIEHLNPDRLNAFIDGELPPTECYGIEQHLTTCHDCTLRVLSATQLKAATARAGHRFAPPPEALARLTAQLRSQSQLQTKPQTQTNPQPQTKIPTRIYSIRPAAWAALAAAILLTISLPSWRQLNRTNTLAAELLDQHLATLSSAATPQVISTDRHTVKPWFQGRLPFSFNLPDVAALPPDTTLKGADLTYLNGQPAALLLFTIHKHEVSIFLTQRSTTPNLSTLPGSRAGFTIHTATTPDLRIVAVSDVNPADLDNLLAALVQTQNPA from the coding sequence ATGAGTCAAACGCCTCAAGTCATCGAACATCTCAACCCGGACAGGCTCAACGCCTTCATCGACGGCGAACTGCCACCCACCGAATGCTACGGAATCGAGCAGCATCTCACCACCTGCCACGACTGTACTCTGCGTGTCCTCTCCGCCACGCAACTCAAAGCCGCCACCGCGCGTGCTGGTCACCGCTTCGCTCCACCGCCTGAAGCGCTCGCTCGCCTCACGGCACAACTCCGTTCCCAATCGCAGTTGCAGACAAAGCCTCAGACTCAAACAAACCCGCAGCCGCAAACGAAAATACCTACGCGTATCTACTCCATCCGTCCCGCAGCCTGGGCAGCCCTCGCCGCAGCGATCCTGCTGACGATCTCACTCCCCAGTTGGCGTCAGCTTAATCGAACCAATACCCTTGCGGCCGAACTCCTCGACCAGCATCTCGCCACCCTCTCCAGCGCAGCCACCCCACAGGTCATCTCCACCGACCGTCACACCGTCAAACCCTGGTTCCAGGGCCGTCTCCCCTTCAGCTTCAATCTTCCCGATGTCGCAGCTCTTCCACCCGACACCACCCTCAAAGGCGCAGACCTTACCTACCTCAACGGTCAGCCCGCGGCGCTGCTCCTATTTACCATCCACAAACACGAGGTCTCCATCTTCCTCACGCAACGATCCACCACCCCAAATCTGTCCACTCTGCCGGGCTCCCGCGCAGGCTTCACCATCCACACCGCCACCACACCAGATCTCCGCATCGTCGCAGTCAGTGACGTTAACCCAGCCGACCTCGACAACCTCTTAGCGGCTCTGGTGCAAACACAAAATCCCGCGTAA